In Tachysurus fulvidraco isolate hzauxx_2018 chromosome 11, HZAU_PFXX_2.0, whole genome shotgun sequence, one DNA window encodes the following:
- the LOC113637918 gene encoding uncharacterized protein LOC113637918, producing MAGSVCFGALGFVLLFLLSTASGAEVTNLKNIINHLQKTYGIDSQYALGINVLDKYCTSDGQLDQNFLSQDGPIQVQNAINSNERMYIGEDLVGARTKTVKRVRIHSEYRLLGGSDPSPMQNLLNKRKNGCTVFFTLNSPCVQSCSTPEGPRSIIKALDMFKNHNGPKAFVFNQIWDHDKGTPEWKNNIGEIEKRIPVYLCDNSECIRCVTDKGVDAKCVGQKNV from the exons ATGGCTGGTTCT gtgtGTTTTGGAGCTCTGGGATTCGTTCTGCTCTTTCTGCTCTCTACTGCTTCTGGGGCCGAGGTTACAAATCTCAAGAACATAATTAACCACCTTCAGAaaac CTATGGAATTGATAGTCAGTATGCTCTGGGCATTAATGTCCTAGATAAATATTGTACTTCAGATGGCCAACTCGACCAGAACTTCCTGTCACAAGATGGACCAATCCAGGTGCAGAACGCCATTAATAGTAATGAACGTATGTACATTGGTGAAGACCTGGTTGGTGCCAGAACAAAAACAGTTAAACGTGTCAGAATACACTCTGAGTATCGGTTGCTGGGAGGCTCCGATCCCTCGCCCATGCAAAACCTCctgaataaaaggaaaaatggcTGCACGGTTTTCTTCACCTTAAACTCCCCCTGTGTCCAGTCCTGCTCAACACCTGAAGGACCCCGCAGCATCATCAAAGCTCTCGACATGTTCAAAAATCACAACGGTCCAAAAGCTTTTGTTTTCAATCAGATTTGGGATCATGATAAGGGAACTCCTGAATGGAAAAATAACATAGGTGAGATAGAAAAACGAATTCCAGTCTATCTCTGCGACAACAGCGAATGCATCCGCTGTGTCACTGATAAGGGAGTTGATGCTAAGTGCGTCGgccaaaaaaatgtttaa